One genomic region from Gadus morhua chromosome 9, gadMor3.0, whole genome shotgun sequence encodes:
- the nudt7 gene encoding peroxisomal coenzyme A diphosphatase NUDT7, protein MDIKQRAIDNLKGQVGSESSEPPVRPKASVLIPLFVKNGELYVLLTLRSEQLRTNAGEVCFPGGKSDPQDTDEIHTALREAEEEIGIPPDQVEVVCRLLDPIVSKGGLLVTAVVGFIDGSFLPRPNPAEVSEVFAVPLNLFVQKKDHSMFGAPGMFLHSFQFLDSDSGRQYRIYGLTAAFAIIVAVLALGKWPEFDIDLGSGSFADRINSRINRTMSKL, encoded by the exons ATGGACATAAAACAACGGGCCATTGACAATCTGAAGGGTCAAGTCGGAAGCGAGTCATCAGAACCACCTGTACGTCCCAAAGCGTCAGTGTTGATCCCGCTGTTCGTAAAAAATGGAGAGTTGTATGTGTTATTGACCCTTCGTTCTGAACAG TTGAGGACCAATGCTGGTGAGGTGTGTTTCCCAGGAGGGAAGAGCGACCCTCAGGATACAGACGAGATCCACACAGCCTtgagagaggcggaggaggagataggCATACCACCTGATCAGGTGGAGGTAGTCTGCAGACTACTCGATCCTATAGTTAGCAAG GGAGGACTCTTGGTCACTGCGGTCGTGGGATTCATAGATGGGTCATTTCTTCCACGTCCCAACCCGGCCGAGGTCAGTGAGGTGTTCGCAGTCCCCCTGAACCTGTTCGTCCAGAAGAAGGACCACTCGATGTTTGGCGCCCCTGGGATGTTTCTTCACAGTTTCCAGTTTCTTGACTCGGACTCAGGTCGTCAGTATCGGATATATGGGTTGACGGCCGCTTTTGCGATAATAGTTGCTGTTCTTGCTCTCGGTAAATGGCCGGAGTTTGACATTGATCTTGGAAGCGGATCATTTGCAGACCGTATAAATAGCAGAATAAATAGAACAATGAGTAAATTATAA
- the hprt1l gene encoding hypoxanthine phosphoribosyltransferase 1, like isoform X1 has translation MASFLQIADDEKGHELELFCVPKHYETDLERVIIPHGLIKDRTERLARDIIRDMGGHHIVALCVLKGGYKFFADLLDFIQVLNQNCDKSVPLTVDFIRLKSYCNDESTNSVKVIGGDELSSLTGKNVLIVEDIVETGRTMKTLLALLDECNPKMVKVVSLLVKRTPRSCGYRPDYTGFEVPDEFLVGYALDYNEYFRDLNHICVLTEEAKEKYKV, from the exons ATCGCTGATGATGAAAAGGGCCACGAGCTGGAGCTGTTCTGTGTCCCTAAACATTATGAAACCGATTTGGAGAGGGTCATCATCCCCCATGGGCTAATAAAGGACAG AACCGAGCGCCTGGCCCGGGACATCATCAGAGACATGGGCGGGCATCACATAGTGGCACTCTGCGTTCTCAAAGGGGGCTACAAGTTCTTTGCAGACCTGCTGGACTTCATCCAAGTGCTGAATCAGAACTGTGATAAATCAGTCCCGCTGACGGTCGACTTCATTAGATTGAAGAGCTACTGC AATGATGAATCCACCAACAGCGTCAAAGTGATAGGAGGGGATGAGCTCTCCAGCCTCACGGGGAAG AACGTTTTGATAGTTGAG GACATCGTGGAAACAGGGAGGACGATGAAGACGCTGCTGGCCCTTCTAGACGAATGCAATCCTAAAATGGTTAAAGTTGTGAG CCTTCTGGTGAAGAGGACCCCAAGGAGTTGTGGGTACAGGCCAGACT ACACTGGCTTTGAGGTTCCCGATGAGTTTTTGGTGGGCTATGCGCTGGACTACAACGAATACTTCAGAGATCTCAAT CACATCTGCGTGCTGACAGAGGAAGCCAAGGAGAAGTACAAGGTCTGA
- the hprt1l gene encoding hypoxanthine phosphoribosyltransferase 1, like isoform X2, with protein sequence MASFLQIADDEKGHELELFCVPKHYETDLERVIIPHGLIKDRTERLARDIIRDMGGHHIVALCVLKGGYKFFADLLDFIQVLNQNCDKSVPLTVDFIRLKSYCNDESTNSVKVIGGDELSSLTGKNVLIVEDIVETGRTMKTLLALLDECNPKMVKVVRFCILISAKKNLFLDRTGRSLVSTPIV encoded by the exons ATCGCTGATGATGAAAAGGGCCACGAGCTGGAGCTGTTCTGTGTCCCTAAACATTATGAAACCGATTTGGAGAGGGTCATCATCCCCCATGGGCTAATAAAGGACAG AACCGAGCGCCTGGCCCGGGACATCATCAGAGACATGGGCGGGCATCACATAGTGGCACTCTGCGTTCTCAAAGGGGGCTACAAGTTCTTTGCAGACCTGCTGGACTTCATCCAAGTGCTGAATCAGAACTGTGATAAATCAGTCCCGCTGACGGTCGACTTCATTAGATTGAAGAGCTACTGC AATGATGAATCCACCAACAGCGTCAAAGTGATAGGAGGGGATGAGCTCTCCAGCCTCACGGGGAAG AACGTTTTGATAGTTGAG GACATCGTGGAAACAGGGAGGACGATGAAGACGCTGCTGGCCCTTCTAGACGAATGCAATCCTAAAATGGTTAAAGTTGTGAG gTTCTGCATCTTGAtttctgcaaaaaaaaatctatttttggACAGAACTGGAAGGTCTCTGGTGTCAACGCCAATTGTTTAA